In Candidatus Woesearchaeota archaeon, a single genomic region encodes these proteins:
- the lysW gene encoding lysine biosynthesis protein LysW: protein MADCPVCGGDIEVNDKAVKGELLECPGCGTELEVKKTKPVQLAEAPKEEEDWGQ from the coding sequence ATGGCAGACTGTCCTGTTTGTGGTGGAGATATTGAAGTAAACGACAAAGCCGTCAAGGGAGAATTGCTTGAATGCCCTGGTTGTGGTACTGAATTGGAAGTAAAGAAAACAAAGCCAGTACAGTTGGCTGAAGCACCCAAGGAAGAAGAAGATTGGGGTCAGTAA